A genome region from Blautia coccoides includes the following:
- a CDS encoding alpha-amylase family protein, with the protein MEKKGIPFRQIHLDFHTSPLIGDIGAEFDAEEFADTLKKAHVNSINLFTKCHHGMFYYPTAIGTMHPGLTFDLFGAQMQACREHEIRALAYTCVSWNEDWAARHPEWLMVNAEGIWGNKKPFDSSYYSWKCICYNNKDYREILKAEMKEVYDRYHPDGFWIDIVQGRGCVCTTCSGDMKALGLDPENATDVRRFDKISETRFCEEFYRYLKSLDGDLEIYFNSFPYELDDGSDTLCSSIEKRKYFDFLDIESLPSEQWGYTHFPVAANYLNKYEKDICMMNGKFHTAWGDFGSLRHENALEYECFRAIANGARVCVGDQMHPCGKLDLTVYERIGKVFEQIEGMEPWLYDTKKVRETAVLIPTGAGTEDPSLGGMSEEGVYRVLSELHIPFDFVNKEDSLADYRLLILPDHAELDGQYAETIEAFLKQGGKLLVSGTSGLKDGRSMIPGMPLKHLGRSEYDVRYLRMRDSGIFPKVPKTDHVLYEAGEQIMGEGTVLAEIINPYFSRTYEHFCSHRQTPPKRESQGEPAILETKAGIYMAFPVFRMYTDSGYTVYRDLVEGCIRRLLDRPLIETDLPAITELNLRRQGQDFILHMLNYVVTGKAKKLDTVEEKYMVKDKFVRIRTGYSPAGVVRLPSRESVKFHYENGYTDMEIDHSGGYEAFLIKQ; encoded by the coding sequence ATGGAGAAAAAAGGAATTCCCTTTCGGCAGATACATCTTGATTTTCATACGTCCCCGTTGATAGGGGATATCGGGGCAGAGTTTGACGCAGAGGAATTTGCGGATACCTTAAAAAAGGCCCATGTTAATTCCATCAATCTGTTTACAAAATGCCATCATGGAATGTTTTATTATCCCACTGCAATAGGCACCATGCATCCGGGGCTTACATTCGACCTATTCGGTGCGCAGATGCAGGCCTGCCGGGAGCATGAGATCCGGGCACTGGCCTACACCTGCGTGTCATGGAACGAGGACTGGGCTGCCCGGCACCCGGAATGGCTTATGGTGAACGCAGAAGGGATATGGGGGAACAAAAAACCTTTTGACAGTTCTTATTATTCCTGGAAATGTATCTGCTATAACAACAAGGATTACCGGGAGATCTTAAAGGCAGAAATGAAAGAAGTATATGACAGGTATCATCCGGACGGATTCTGGATCGATATTGTACAGGGCAGGGGATGTGTATGTACCACCTGTTCCGGTGACATGAAGGCACTGGGACTGGACCCTGAGAACGCAACAGATGTACGGCGTTTTGACAAGATATCAGAGACACGATTTTGTGAGGAGTTTTACCGTTATTTAAAATCCCTGGATGGGGACCTTGAAATATATTTCAACTCGTTTCCCTATGAACTGGATGACGGTTCTGATACCCTTTGTTCCTCCATTGAAAAAAGAAAATACTTTGATTTTCTGGATATTGAGTCCCTTCCAAGTGAACAGTGGGGATATACGCATTTTCCTGTGGCAGCAAATTATCTGAATAAATATGAGAAAGACATCTGCATGATGAACGGGAAGTTTCACACTGCCTGGGGAGATTTTGGATCTCTGCGCCATGAAAATGCCCTGGAGTATGAATGCTTCCGGGCGATTGCCAATGGGGCAAGGGTATGTGTGGGTGACCAGATGCACCCCTGCGGAAAGCTGGATCTTACGGTGTATGAACGGATTGGCAAAGTTTTTGAACAGATAGAAGGTATGGAGCCGTGGCTGTACGATACAAAAAAAGTCAGAGAGACTGCCGTACTGATTCCAACCGGGGCGGGGACAGAGGACCCTTCTTTGGGGGGAATGAGCGAGGAGGGAGTATACCGCGTACTCTCAGAACTGCATATTCCTTTTGATTTTGTCAATAAAGAGGATTCCCTTGCAGATTACAGGCTTCTGATCTTACCGGACCACGCAGAGCTGGACGGGCAGTATGCCGAAACCATAGAGGCATTTTTAAAACAGGGAGGAAAGCTTCTTGTGTCCGGTACATCAGGGTTAAAGGACGGAAGATCCATGATACCCGGCATGCCCTTGAAGCATTTGGGCAGAAGTGAATACGATGTGCGGTATTTGAGGATGAGGGACAGCGGGATATTCCCAAAAGTCCCGAAGACGGACCATGTCCTGTATGAAGCCGGGGAGCAGATAATGGGAGAGGGAACTGTGCTGGCAGAGATCATAAATCCGTATTTTTCCCGTACATATGAGCATTTTTGTTCCCATAGACAGACACCGCCCAAAAGAGAGAGCCAAGGGGAGCCGGCCATTCTGGAGACAAAAGCAGGCATCTATATGGCATTTCCTGTTTTCCGTATGTATACGGACAGCGGTTATACAGTCTATAGGGATCTGGTAGAGGGGTGCATCCGGCGACTTCTGGATAGGCCGTTGATCGAGACAGATCTGCCTGCCATTACAGAGCTGAACCTCAGACGCCAGGGGCAGGATTTCATCCTTCATATGCTGAATTATGTGGTGACAGGCAAAGCAAAGAAGCTGGATACCGTAGAAGAAAAATATATGGTAAAGGATAAATTTGTCAGGATCAGGACAGGGTATAGCCCTGCGGGTGTTGTGAGACTGCCGTCTCGGGAATCGGTAAAATTTCATTACGAGAATGGATATACAGATATGGAGATTGATCATTCCGGCGGGTATGAGGCATTTCTAATTAAACAATAG
- a CDS encoding sensor histidine kinase yields MRGAERFSYRNLKLNMKILLIYFMVLAVFILFSFWLYNDYTLNMSKNKAREYSEQVLSVQESSIENTVNGLNNISRIIIANPSVQNFLKSVDENYTVQSKEVFSQIMTYMDIYPVAKSITIYDRYQNRYGINNNKKNTFEGADIFSQEWFSEVEKLKGGFKLIANIYYYNEYPGESVISLVRIVNDIETQEPIGVLVLDILERQFLGGQTKPYDNIPFLILDSDNNVIISNTERTELPGEILDYDGSTEIYSVLEKNRGEECVFSGSNMEKYGWKIVNTASLKNVEAESKTAKSTILIMSVFCSVVFIAASFLISRSITHPVQKLIKSMNKVKMGSLKKVDLDTGKDEIGILKDNYNEMIEEIDSLIKRGIQTEKDKRTYELSVLYEQIKPHFLYNTLDTIGYLVLAGDKERAYTAIENLGSYYHGSLSHGSTVVTVEEELKIVTDYLELQKLRYGDIFDHKAEIEPGLERKKVLKLILQPIVENSLYHGIRPGGVKGSIYIKVFRVQEELHLSVEDTGVGMEPEKVEELYFGDKQEKSFGLCGTMERIRIYYSYKDCCDIKSSRGSGTKITFKLPLQLCREDQGDLK; encoded by the coding sequence ATGAGAGGGGCGGAACGTTTTTCATACAGGAATTTAAAATTAAATATGAAAATATTACTCATATATTTTATGGTGCTGGCAGTATTTATCTTGTTCTCTTTCTGGCTGTATAACGACTACACATTAAATATGTCCAAGAATAAAGCCAGGGAATACTCGGAGCAGGTGTTGTCTGTGCAGGAGTCTTCCATTGAAAATACAGTTAATGGCCTGAATAATATATCGAGGATCATTATTGCCAACCCGTCAGTACAGAATTTTCTGAAATCTGTGGATGAGAATTATACCGTGCAGTCTAAGGAAGTCTTTTCACAGATCATGACTTATATGGACATATATCCGGTTGCGAAATCCATAACTATTTATGACCGTTATCAAAACAGATACGGAATCAATAACAATAAGAAAAATACCTTTGAAGGCGCAGATATCTTCAGTCAGGAATGGTTCAGTGAAGTTGAGAAGCTGAAGGGCGGGTTCAAGCTCATAGCCAATATTTATTACTATAACGAATACCCGGGAGAGTCCGTGATATCCCTTGTGAGGATCGTCAATGATATAGAGACACAGGAACCAATCGGTGTACTGGTGCTGGACATTCTGGAACGTCAGTTTTTGGGAGGGCAGACAAAGCCCTATGATAATATCCCCTTTCTGATCCTGGATTCTGATAATAATGTTATCATATCCAATACAGAGCGGACAGAGCTTCCGGGGGAAATTCTTGATTATGACGGAAGCACGGAAATATATTCCGTGTTAGAGAAGAATAGAGGGGAAGAATGTGTTTTTTCTGGCTCTAATATGGAGAAATACGGATGGAAGATAGTAAATACAGCATCACTGAAAAATGTTGAGGCAGAGAGCAAGACCGCAAAGTCCACGATCCTCATCATGAGTGTGTTCTGTTCCGTTGTCTTTATAGCCGCTTCCTTTCTGATATCGCGTTCGATCACCCATCCGGTTCAGAAACTCATAAAATCCATGAATAAAGTAAAAATGGGCAGTCTGAAAAAGGTGGATCTGGATACCGGGAAAGATGAAATCGGAATCCTGAAGGATAATTATAATGAAATGATAGAGGAGATAGATTCTCTGATAAAGCGGGGAATCCAGACAGAGAAGGATAAAAGAACGTATGAGCTTAGTGTCCTGTATGAGCAGATAAAACCCCATTTTTTGTACAATACACTGGACACGATCGGATATCTTGTACTGGCCGGTGATAAGGAGCGGGCATATACCGCCATTGAAAATCTGGGGAGCTATTACCACGGCAGCCTGAGCCATGGTTCCACGGTTGTCACAGTGGAGGAGGAGTTAAAGATCGTGACGGATTATCTGGAGCTGCAAAAATTGAGATACGGGGATATCTTTGATCACAAAGCTGAGATTGAACCGGGGCTTGAAAGGAAAAAGGTGCTGAAATTGATCCTGCAGCCTATTGTGGAGAATTCCCTTTACCACGGAATACGGCCGGGGGGAGTGAAGGGAAGTATTTACATTAAGGTTTTTAGGGTCCAGGAGGAGCTGCATTTGAGCGTAGAGGACACCGGAGTGGGGATGGAGCCGGAGAAGGTGGAGGAACTCTATTTTGGTGACAAACAGGAGAAAAGCTTCGGACTGTGCGGAACTATGGAAAGGATCCGTATCTATTATTCTTATAAGGACTGCTGTGATATAAAGAGCAGCAGGGGATCAGGAACAAAAATAACATTTAAGCTGCCGCTGCAGTTATGCAGGGAAGATCAGGGGGATTTAAAATGA
- a CDS encoding response regulator transcription factor, translated as MSEQKIKVMIVDDEENTRSLLRICLDWAAVGCEIVQEADSGQEALDLLGENEVDMLITDIKMPFMDGLELSRRVAEEYPDIKIIMLTAYEIFEYAREGIRMGVADYIVKPVRRDALRQSVCKVRDSILEKRNLLKAQQEYQERVDECMEEICKAVKAGKEEQAYGYINSMFKCYQGDSALEINAARMDTVNCITRLMRLVCDYGFDISQFFKTSSVPFKYVIRMEEKEEMRNYLLNFTGYIIAGCGSRRELPESHVIRQVCRDLEDNYRDSEITLAGMAKKYYVNSSFLCRLFKQEMGVNFSNYLMRIRIDRAIELLKEEHYKIYEIAELVGIPDANYFSKCFKKITGVSVRDYQESI; from the coding sequence ATGAGTGAGCAAAAGATAAAGGTTATGATCGTGGATGACGAGGAGAATACACGCAGTCTGCTGAGGATATGTCTGGATTGGGCGGCGGTTGGATGTGAGATTGTTCAGGAGGCGGACAGCGGACAGGAAGCCCTGGACTTATTGGGGGAGAACGAAGTGGATATGCTCATCACAGATATTAAGATGCCTTTTATGGATGGCTTGGAGTTGTCCCGCCGTGTGGCTGAGGAGTATCCGGACATTAAGATCATTATGCTGACTGCATATGAGATATTTGAATATGCCAGGGAAGGCATCCGTATGGGAGTGGCTGATTATATCGTAAAGCCTGTCAGAAGAGATGCTCTAAGGCAGAGCGTGTGTAAAGTAAGGGACAGTATTTTGGAAAAGAGAAATCTTCTGAAGGCACAGCAGGAGTATCAGGAGAGGGTAGATGAGTGTATGGAGGAAATCTGTAAAGCTGTGAAGGCAGGGAAGGAGGAACAGGCATATGGCTATATAAACAGCATGTTTAAATGCTATCAGGGAGATTCTGCACTGGAGATCAATGCAGCGAGAATGGATACGGTAAATTGTATCACCCGGTTAATGCGCCTTGTCTGTGACTATGGTTTTGATATATCCCAGTTCTTTAAGACCAGCAGTGTGCCCTTTAAATATGTAATACGAATGGAGGAAAAGGAGGAGATGCGGAATTACCTTTTGAATTTTACAGGGTATATTATAGCGGGCTGTGGGAGTAGAAGAGAATTACCTGAAAGTCATGTGATCCGGCAGGTGTGCAGGGATTTGGAGGATAATTACAGAGACAGTGAAATAACATTGGCGGGAATGGCTAAGAAATATTATGTAAACTCAAGCTTTCTATGCCGTCTCTTTAAGCAGGAGATGGGGGTAAACTTTTCAAATTATTTAATGCGTATCCGGATCGACAGGGCAATTGAACTTTTGAAGGAAGAACACTACAAGATTTACGAAATCGCGGAGTTGGTGGGCATACCGGATGCCAACTATTTTTCTAAGTGCTTTAAGAAGATCACAGGGGTTTCCGTGCGCGATTACCAGGAATCCATATAG
- a CDS encoding extracellular solute-binding protein gives MKKRWKKALCITTAAAIALAAAGCGGENSKEEKKDSGTAAGREESQDKGEKVQLTIWSLYGTNPDDKSAVAFQESIKEIMEEDPTLDIQLDYAENEAYKTKIKAAVAANEAPDIYGTWGGGFTKPFVEADKVLQIDEYMTEDIKGQLLPGVLDYFTFDEKLYGLPTKMSTCHLFINKKIMEESNVEIPTTYSELLEACKTLRENGVTPIALGAKDRWAIGKVFDMMGVRACGIENVTKILSQESTFTDPDFENAAKKFEEMSKAGAFTENAVAISNDEALADFTLGKAAMFYNGSWSCGFINGESSTVKDDVITIPFPVMEDGKGTVTEYVGGASDGFVINKETKYPEKAFEVLQKISYKMSLKSYQASLDMPVWDVKDQVDESKIDPLFKTIAEDAQNATGYIAWWDTFFEGSAAQDYLYALIDLSMGDISAEEFCEKMDTLN, from the coding sequence ATGAAGAAGAGATGGAAAAAGGCATTATGCATTACCACAGCAGCAGCCATAGCGCTGGCAGCAGCAGGATGCGGAGGAGAAAACAGTAAAGAGGAGAAAAAGGATTCCGGTACCGCGGCCGGCCGGGAGGAGAGTCAGGATAAAGGGGAAAAGGTACAGCTTACAATCTGGTCTCTGTATGGAACGAATCCGGATGATAAGTCAGCAGTCGCTTTCCAGGAATCCATCAAGGAGATCATGGAGGAGGATCCCACACTGGATATACAGCTTGACTACGCGGAAAATGAGGCATACAAGACAAAGATAAAGGCAGCCGTGGCAGCCAATGAGGCACCTGATATTTACGGTACATGGGGTGGCGGCTTTACCAAGCCCTTTGTGGAGGCAGATAAGGTACTTCAGATTGATGAGTATATGACAGAGGATATTAAGGGGCAGCTTCTTCCGGGTGTTCTAGATTACTTTACTTTTGATGAAAAGCTTTACGGACTTCCGACCAAGATGTCAACCTGTCATCTCTTCATCAATAAGAAGATCATGGAAGAGAGCAATGTGGAGATTCCCACAACCTATTCGGAATTACTGGAAGCCTGCAAAACATTGAGGGAAAATGGTGTGACACCTATCGCTTTGGGAGCAAAAGACAGGTGGGCAATCGGTAAGGTGTTTGATATGATGGGAGTCCGCGCATGCGGAATTGAGAATGTAACAAAGATCCTTTCCCAAGAGAGCACTTTTACAGATCCTGATTTTGAAAATGCAGCAAAGAAATTCGAGGAGATGTCAAAAGCTGGTGCCTTCACAGAAAATGCAGTGGCTATTAGTAATGATGAGGCGCTTGCGGATTTTACCCTTGGCAAAGCAGCTATGTTTTATAATGGTTCCTGGTCCTGCGGCTTCATTAACGGTGAATCTTCAACTGTAAAGGATGATGTGATCACCATACCGTTTCCTGTTATGGAGGATGGAAAGGGTACTGTGACAGAGTATGTGGGCGGAGCGTCAGACGGTTTTGTCATTAATAAGGAAACAAAATATCCGGAAAAAGCATTTGAAGTGCTTCAGAAAATTTCCTACAAAATGTCACTGAAATCCTATCAGGCAAGCCTTGATATGCCCGTTTGGGATGTAAAAGACCAGGTTGATGAGAGTAAGATAGACCCGCTGTTCAAAACAATCGCGGAGGATGCCCAGAACGCTACCGGATATATTGCGTGGTGGGATACTTTCTTTGAGGGCAGTGCAGCTCAGGATTACCTCTATGCTCTGATCGACTTATCCATGGGAGATATCTCTGCCGAGGAATTCTGTGAGAAGATGGATACCCTGAATTAA
- a CDS encoding carbohydrate ABC transporter permease gives MNRLLKNKQAIFLFMLPVVILFLMIVAAPVFLSGYYSLLEWDGMGKQEFVGLANYVRLFTDQSDKFLLALRNSMIIAVLSLLIQLPAGMAFALLLSGGIKGERAYITIFFIPVIISGVAIGQLWGKIYHPDYGLLNTLLRGMGLEGLTRAWLGDKETVLGAVIVPIIWQYIGYYMLLFYSSIKSVSADIFDAAKIDGASRIKTAFCVTIPLVKPMIRTCIIFSLVGSFKTFDMVYVLTEGGPAHASEVPTTLMVWTIFKRNQYGYGSAMAVIIVLICFLLYIGVQKLFKVEEG, from the coding sequence ATGAACCGGTTGCTGAAGAATAAACAGGCTATTTTCCTGTTTATGCTGCCCGTGGTGATACTTTTCCTGATGATCGTAGCTGCGCCGGTGTTCCTGTCAGGATATTACAGCCTGTTGGAGTGGGATGGCATGGGAAAACAGGAATTTGTAGGGCTTGCCAATTATGTAAGGCTGTTTACGGACCAGAGCGATAAATTCTTGCTGGCTCTGCGGAACAGTATGATCATTGCCGTCCTCTCACTTTTGATCCAGCTCCCCGCCGGCATGGCATTTGCACTGCTGCTGTCAGGGGGCATAAAAGGAGAACGGGCGTATATCACCATTTTCTTTATTCCCGTCATCATCTCCGGCGTGGCGATCGGACAGCTCTGGGGGAAGATATATCATCCGGATTACGGGTTGCTGAATACCCTTTTAAGGGGGATGGGACTGGAGGGGCTTACAAGAGCATGGCTTGGGGACAAGGAGACAGTTCTGGGGGCAGTTATAGTACCTATTATCTGGCAGTACATTGGATATTATATGCTGTTGTTCTATTCCTCCATAAAATCTGTGTCCGCAGATATTTTTGATGCCGCCAAAATAGATGGTGCATCCAGGATCAAGACAGCGTTCTGCGTGACAATCCCGCTTGTCAAGCCTATGATACGAACCTGTATTATCTTTTCTTTGGTAGGTTCATTCAAGACCTTTGATATGGTCTATGTTCTGACAGAGGGCGGTCCTGCCCATGCAAGTGAAGTGCCGACAACGTTGATGGTATGGACCATTTTCAAAAGGAACCAATACGGCTATGGAAGCGCCATGGCAGTTATCATTGTACTTATATGTTTCCTTCTGTATATCGGGGTGCAAAAGCTTTTCAAGGTAGAGGAGGGATAA
- a CDS encoding carbohydrate ABC transporter permease, translated as MKKIRQSKPLIRILLTVWALIQLFPLYWLFAFSLKSNEEIFGANVIGLPKEFIWENYRVAIVGANIGRFFFNSVIVVGASILITSIVSLFASYALNRMKWKMSKTVYAILMLGLMIPMHAALLPVMLMLKNFHLLGGYVSLILPYTAFAVPMTILIFSGFISGIPGELEESACIDGCSIYQMVVRIIFPLMKPAVATASIFTFMNTWNELMFATTFVNSTEFKTLTAGIQTLAGQYNTKWGPIGAALVLATFPTIFLYVLLSKEVQKSLIVGAVKG; from the coding sequence GTGAAAAAGATAAGACAAAGTAAGCCCCTGATCCGGATACTGCTGACTGTGTGGGCGCTGATCCAGCTCTTTCCTCTATACTGGCTGTTCGCGTTTTCGCTGAAGAGCAATGAGGAAATCTTTGGGGCGAATGTCATAGGACTGCCCAAGGAGTTCATATGGGAAAACTATCGGGTGGCAATAGTGGGTGCAAATATCGGAAGATTTTTCTTTAACAGTGTGATCGTTGTGGGTGCCAGTATTTTGATCACCAGTATAGTCTCCCTTTTCGCATCCTATGCCTTAAATAGAATGAAATGGAAGATGAGTAAGACTGTGTATGCGATACTTATGCTTGGGCTGATGATTCCCATGCATGCCGCACTGCTTCCTGTGATGCTGATGCTGAAAAACTTTCATCTTCTGGGGGGATATGTATCCCTGATCCTGCCGTATACAGCCTTCGCTGTACCCATGACCATATTGATCTTTTCTGGATTTATATCAGGAATACCGGGAGAATTGGAGGAATCAGCATGTATAGACGGATGCAGTATCTATCAGATGGTGGTCAGGATCATTTTTCCGCTTATGAAACCCGCTGTGGCTACAGCCAGCATCTTTACTTTTATGAATACATGGAATGAATTGATGTTTGCCACAACTTTTGTGAATTCCACAGAGTTTAAGACACTGACAGCGGGTATACAGACACTGGCAGGACAGTATAATACCAAATGGGGGCCTATTGGAGCGGCCCTGGTACTGGCCACATTTCCAACGATTTTTCTATATGTTCTGCTGTCAAAGGAAGTTCAGAAGAGTTTGATAGTAGGAGCAGTCAAAGGGTGA
- a CDS encoding ribose-phosphate pyrophosphokinase: MSPKDATPLDSLPVGRLGIIPLKSCEKLGSRVDDYIVKWRRDREHQEKNNLEFDGYERDSYLVKAQTPRFGTGEAKGILGESVRGDDIYVMVDVCNHSLTYSLCGHTNHMSPDDHFQDLKRVIAAIGGKARRINVIMPFLYESRQHKRSGRESLDCAIALQELVNMGVDNIITFDAHDPRVQNSIPLHGFETVQPSYQFIKGLFKAEPELEITNDNTMVISPDAGGTGRAIYLANVLGVDMGMFYKRRDYSTIIDGRNPIVAHEFLGTDVAGKNMIIIDDMISSGDSMLEVAALLKSKGAGKIFMCSTFGLFTNGMEKFDKAFERGEFDRLLTTNLIYQPDELLRKEYYVNCDMSKYIALLIDTLNHDASISKLLNPVERINKLMVKHKKQLENKES; the protein is encoded by the coding sequence ATGTCACCAAAAGATGCAACTCCCTTAGATTCCCTTCCCGTAGGCCGCCTTGGCATCATACCGCTGAAGAGCTGTGAAAAGCTGGGATCCAGAGTCGATGACTACATTGTAAAATGGCGCAGGGACCGTGAACATCAGGAGAAAAACAACCTGGAATTTGATGGTTATGAACGGGATTCCTACCTGGTCAAAGCGCAGACCCCCCGCTTTGGGACAGGTGAGGCAAAGGGTATTCTAGGCGAGTCCGTTCGTGGCGATGACATCTATGTCATGGTGGATGTGTGCAACCACAGCCTTACCTATTCCCTCTGCGGCCACACAAACCACATGTCACCGGATGACCATTTTCAGGACCTCAAGCGTGTCATCGCCGCCATCGGCGGAAAGGCCAGACGTATCAATGTCATTATGCCATTCCTCTATGAGAGCCGTCAGCACAAGCGTTCCGGCAGAGAATCCCTGGACTGCGCCATTGCACTGCAGGAATTAGTGAACATGGGTGTGGACAATATCATTACCTTTGACGCCCACGACCCTCGTGTGCAGAATTCCATCCCTCTGCACGGTTTCGAGACCGTACAGCCGTCCTACCAGTTCATCAAAGGACTGTTCAAGGCAGAGCCGGAGCTTGAGATCACCAATGACAATACCATGGTCATCAGCCCGGATGCAGGCGGTACGGGACGTGCCATCTATCTGGCCAATGTACTTGGTGTGGATATGGGTATGTTCTACAAACGCCGGGACTACTCCACCATCATCGACGGCCGCAATCCTATCGTTGCACATGAGTTTTTGGGCACGGATGTTGCAGGCAAGAATATGATCATAATTGATGACATGATATCCTCCGGCGACAGTATGCTGGAAGTCGCCGCACTTCTGAAGAGTAAAGGGGCAGGCAAGATCTTCATGTGCTCCACCTTCGGGCTTTTCACAAACGGCATGGAAAAATTCGACAAGGCTTTCGAGAGAGGTGAATTTGACAGGCTGCTCACTACCAACCTGATATATCAGCCTGATGAACTTCTCCGCAAAGAATATTATGTAAACTGTGATATGAGCAAATACATTGCTCTGCTTATTGATACTCTGAACCACGATGCCTCTATCAGCAAACTGCTGAATCCCGTGGAGAGGATCAATAAACTGATGGTAAAGCATAAAAAACAACTGGAAAATAAAGAATCATAA
- a CDS encoding ATP-binding protein, with translation MSLNNSQYDALMRAYNEKQLDHKHEQDEHIRQAYHEIPRLQEIDGEIAALSLKKARALLLPSPGDDFDLSAAIAGLSEERTALLQIHGYPPDYLELKYDCPYCKDTGYVENQKCSCFKKAAVDLLYTQSNIREILETENFENFSFEYYPSDIINPATGLSALETAQDAVDKAWDFIDSFQEHPCGLFFYGDTGVGKTYLSHCIAKELIDRAYFVLYFTSFDLFDLLAKNTFQKDAAASDVAGFIYDCDLLIIDDLGTELTNNFVASQLFCCINERIMNHKSTIISTNLAMDDFLETYSERIFSRISSNYTMLKLIGNDIRIQKKLLGGK, from the coding sequence GTGTCACTGAATAATTCCCAATACGACGCGCTTATGCGCGCATACAATGAGAAACAACTGGATCACAAGCATGAGCAGGATGAACACATCCGGCAGGCTTACCATGAGATCCCCCGTCTCCAGGAGATCGATGGTGAGATCGCAGCACTGAGCCTGAAAAAAGCCAGGGCGCTCCTGCTCCCCTCACCCGGGGATGACTTTGACCTCTCCGCCGCTATCGCCGGACTTTCCGAGGAACGGACTGCACTTCTGCAGATACACGGCTACCCGCCTGACTATCTGGAGCTTAAGTATGACTGCCCCTACTGTAAGGATACCGGCTATGTGGAGAATCAAAAATGTTCCTGTTTTAAGAAAGCTGCCGTAGATTTGCTGTATACACAGTCCAATATCAGGGAAATACTTGAAACAGAGAACTTTGAAAACTTTTCATTTGAATATTATCCTTCGGATATCATAAATCCTGCCACGGGCCTCAGTGCACTGGAGACGGCCCAAGATGCAGTGGACAAGGCCTGGGATTTTATTGACAGCTTTCAGGAGCATCCCTGCGGCCTGTTCTTTTACGGTGATACAGGCGTGGGTAAGACCTACCTCTCCCACTGTATAGCAAAAGAACTGATCGACAGGGCATACTTTGTACTGTATTTTACATCCTTTGATCTCTTCGATCTGCTGGCGAAGAATACCTTCCAGAAGGATGCAGCCGCTTCTGATGTAGCCGGGTTCATCTATGACTGTGACCTGCTCATCATTGACGATCTGGGAACTGAGCTGACTAACAATTTTGTGGCGAGCCAGCTATTCTGCTGTATCAACGAACGCATTATGAACCATAAATCTACAATCATTTCCACCAACCTGGCCATGGATGACTTTCTGGAGACCTATTCCGAGCGTATCTTCTCCAGAATTTCCAGCAATTACACCATGTTAAAGCTGATCGGAAATGATATAAGAATACAAAAAAAACTTTTAGGAGGAAAGTAA